Proteins encoded together in one Passer domesticus isolate bPasDom1 chromosome 6, bPasDom1.hap1, whole genome shotgun sequence window:
- the LOC135303371 gene encoding malignant fibrous histiocytoma-amplified sequence 1-like isoform X1, with amino-acid sequence MFRFLRASLRLDGEREGGVLWQSSGRRERHKRRKRKGEASAWRIQLVPRCRVMAQPRACQEQEDRLREVNLSIQRLRVLPPSVLSNSMLESLDLDRNKLRSITGISRLCNLKKLILSKNEFVDFPNEIQSLVCLERLELNQNQIRIIPEGVFSHLPRLKHLRLNNNRLCALPRDLAACRGSLQYLNISNNLFRTFPQPVLQLARLQEFHVQNNALRQLPRELFQGQSLKMFKASGNPLREPPSEVCAGGVQQIRNYFTQLQHGLGQEDKRVKTMFLGASLAGKSTICRSLKQGQSRLVPKEERTVGIEISEFKIEDFTFLFWDFAGQLEYYMTHHVFITPQALVILVINLHMYQTNDKTFKELVGFWINNLSMRVPNSVVLPVGTHVDCCQEQEVAEKTHDIMARITAMLAERKSNLAHFIDNLEGSEEPKFYVDQWERLKEMESCTLTILNLVAVNCTDHRAIRKLEATILKHVKNEELFPEVVRVLPPLYRQVEAAIADIAESEEMAAHGMMDLQYLLSKLSQQGQLASLNRELLQDILRYLHRIGLVVWYEEIQHLENTVFLQPTFLITMFKLLVRHHLVQQLESISVETLIGERATIRDRANWVWTFKSKAMLCHQAVRALVKHQLCSEGMRDVFEEIMGHRPHRGRGKLFSLLEHFELCLEVKHAEALNPQAREFVPGKPWETTQSQGKSWYLFPTYLNQTEEVSEVWGGDHPEDLHIRAYFSPEIPEGFFQRFLVKACSFYSTHWVAKVTCLLVCNGKPLLIKENNQRAYSYLELRGRKPSERTGFQFAWDFLVAVVLIIQKLSEEWPGLHVCVKTPCRTSGCPAEFLWPDMDGTGATTKEDVKTCGTCGHRFGAELLLPKVPRPLEEPPAQPSACYYVTSYGTTSFGPSSIQVTRQVRTLLPGHCCLPLPRDQEEWSGSSNEGMQLPAGWGGHTPSSGSPLDSTLLPETPPPLHL; translated from the exons ATGTTCAGGTTCTTGAGAGCTTCTCTGAGGTTGGATGGAGAAAGAGAGGGTGGGGTTCTCTGGCAGAGCTCGGGGAGGCGGGAGCGGCACAAGAGGAGGAAGCGAAAGGGGGAGGCGAGCGCCTGGAGGATCCAGCTGGTGCCACGCTGCAGGGTCAtggcccagcccagagcct GTCAGGAGCAGGAGGACAGATTGCGTGAAGTGAATCTCTCTATCCAGAGGCTGCGTGTGCTCCCTCCCTCAGTCCTGAGCAATTCCATGCTGGAGAGCCTTGACCTTGACAGGAACAAGCTCAGGAGCATCACTGGCATTTCTAGGCTTTGCAACCTCAAGAAGCTGATACTGTCCAAGAATGAGTTTGTGGACTTTCCCAATGAAATCCAGAGCCTGGTCTGTTTGGAGAGGCTTGAGCTGAATCAGAACCAAATCCGGATCATCCCAGAGGGGGTTTTCTCCCATCTCCCCAGGCTGAAGCACCTGCGGCTGAACAACAACCGTCTCTGTGCCCTCCCCAGGGACCTGGCAGCCTGTCGGGGCAGCCTCCAGTACCTCAACATCTCCAACAACCTGTTCCGGACCTTCCCGCAGCCCGTCCTGCAGCTGGCACGCCTACAGGAGTTCCACGTGCAGAATAACGCCCTCCgccagctccccagggagctcTTCCAGGGACAGTCCCTGAAAATGTTTAAGGCCAGTGGGAACCCCCTCCGGGAGCCGCCCAGTGAAGTGTGCGCTGGTGGCGTTCAGCAGATCCGGAATTACTTCACCCAGCTTCAGCATGGTTTGGGGCAGGAGGACAAGAGGGTCAAGACCATGTTCCTGGGGGCCTCGCTGGCAGGGAAGTCCACCATCTGCAGAAGCCTGAAGCAAGGGCAATCCAGACTGGTGCCCAAGGAAGAGCGAACAGTTGGGATAGAGATCAGTGAGTTCAAGATTGAGGACTTCACGTTTCTCTTCTGGGACTTTGCTGGCCAGCTGGAATACTACATGACTCACCACGTGTTCATCACCCCACAGGCGCTCGTCATCCTCGTCATCAATCTTCACAT GTACCAAACTAATGACAAAACTTTCAAGGAGCTTGTTGGTTTCTGGATCAACAACCTGTCCATGCGAGTTCCAAACTCAGTGGTGCTTCCTGTGGGAACCCATGTGgactgctgccaggagcaggaggtagCAGAGAAGACACATGACATCATGGCCAGGATCACAGCCATGCTGGCAGAGAGAAAAAGCAACCTTGCTCACTTCATCGACAACCTGGAGGGCAGTGAGGAGCCCAAGTTTTACGTGGACCAGTGGGAGAGGCTGAAGGAGATGGAGAGCTGCACGTTAACC ATCTTAAACTTAGTTGCTGTCAACTGCACGGATCACCGTGCCATCAGAAAGCTCGAGGCCACTATTCTGAAGCATGTGAAGAATGAGGAGCTCTTCCCTGAGGTTGTCCGAGTGCTGCCGCCCCTCTACAGGCAGGTGGAAGCTGCCATCGCGGATATCGCAGAGAGCGAGGAGATGGCGGCCCATG GCATGATGGACCTCCAGTACCTACTCAGCAAACTCTCCCAGCAGGGGCAGCTGGCCAGCCTGAACAGAGAGCTCCTCCAGGACATCCTGCGCTACCTCCACCGCATCGGGCTCGTCGTGTGGTACGAGGAAATCCAGCACTTGGAAAACACCGTCTTCCTCCAGCCTACGTTTTTAATAACGATGTTCAAG CTCCTGGTGCGGCACCACCTCGTGCAGCAGCTCGAGAGCATCTCCGTGGAGACGCTGATCGGGGAGCGTGCCACCATCAGAGACAGGGCCAACTGGGTGTGGACCTTCAAGTCAAAGGCAATGCTGTGCCACCAGGCTGTGCGTGCCTTGGTGAAGCACCAGCTCTGCTCGGAAGGGATGCGGGATGTCTTTGAGGAAATCATGGGGCACAGGCCTCACAGAGGGAGAGGGAAGCTCTTCAGCCTCCTGGAGCActttgagctctgcctggaggtGAAGCACGCTGAAGCACTCAACCCCCAGGCCAGGGAGTTTGTGCCTGGGAAGCCGTGGGAGACAACACAGAGCCAAGGCAAGTCCTGGTACTTGTTCCCAACCTATCTGAACCAGACAGAGGAAGTGTCTGAGGTGTGGGGAGGAGATCACCCCGAGGACCTCCACATCCGAGCCTACTTCTCACCTGAAATACCTGAGGGCTTCTTCCAGAG GTTCCTGGTGAAAGCTTGCTCCTTCTATTCCACACACTGGGTGGCCAAGGTGACCTGCCTGCTTGTATGCAATGGCAAACCTCTGCTGATCAAAGAGAATAACCAGAGGGCCTACAGCTACCTGGAGCTCCGTGGCAGAAAGCCATCAGAAAGGACAG GGTTCCAGTTTGCCTGGGACTTCCTCGTGGCAGTTGTGCTCATCATCCAGAAGCTCTCTGAGGAGTGGCCGGGGCTGCACGTGTGTGTGAAGACTCCGTGCCGAACGTCCGGCTGTCCCGCAGAGTTCCTCTGGCCAGACATGGATGGCACAGGTGCCAC GACAAAGGAAGATGTTAAAACCTGTGGGACGTGTGGGCACCGCTTtggtgcagagctgctcctgcccaaaG TACCCAGGCCACTGGAggagcccccagcacagccctctgcTTGCTATTACGTGACAAGCTACGGCACCACCAGCTTTGGGCCCAGCAGCATCCAGGTCACTCGGCAGGTAAGGACACTGCTGCCAGGTCACTGctgcctgcccttgcccagggACCAAGAGGAATGGTCTGGCTCCTCAAATGAAGGCATGCAGttgcctgcaggctggggagggcacaCCCCATCTTCAGGCAGCCCTCTGGATTCCACACTCCTCCCTGAGACACCGCCCCCTCTGCACCTCTGA
- the LOC135303371 gene encoding malignant fibrous histiocytoma-amplified sequence 1-like isoform X2, whose translation MFRFLRASLRLDGEREGGVLWQSSGRRERHKRRKRKGEASAWRIQLVPRCRVMAQPRACQEQEDRLREVNLSIQRLRVLPPSVLSNSMLESLDLDRNKLRSITGISRLCNLKKLILSKNEFVDFPNEIQSLVCLERLELNQNQIRIIPEGVFSHLPRLKHLRLNNNRLCALPRDLAACRGSLQYLNISNNLFRTFPQPVLQLARLQEFHVQNNALRQLPRELFQGQSLKMFKASGNPLREPPSEVCAGGVQQIRNYFTQLQHGLGQEDKRVKTMFLGASLAGKSTICRSLKQGQSRLVPKEERTVGIEISEFKIEDFTFLFWDFAGQLEYYMTHHVFITPQALVILVINLHMYQTNDKTFKELVGFWINNLSMRVPNSVVLPVGTHVDCCQEQEVAEKTHDIMARITAMLAERKSNLAHFIDNLEGSEEPKFYVDQWERLKEMESCTLTILNLVAVNCTDHRAIRKLEATILKHVKNEELFPEVVRVLPPLYRQVEAAIADIAESEEMAAHGMMDLQYLLSKLSQQGQLASLNRELLQDILRYLHRIGLVVWYEEIQHLENTVFLQPTFLITMFKLLVRHHLVQQLESISVETLIGERATIRDRANWVWTFKSKAMLCHQAVRALVKHQLCSEGMRDVFEEIMGHRPHRGRGKLFSLLEHFELCLEVKHAEALNPQAREFVPGKPWETTQSQGKSWYLFPTYLNQTEEVSEVWGGDHPEDLHIRAYFSPEIPEGFFQRFLVKACSFYSTHWVAKVTCLLVCNGKPLLIKENNQRAYSYLELRGRKPSERTGFQFAWDFLVAVVLIIQKLSEEWPGLHVCVKTPCRTSGCPAEFLWPDMDGTGATTKEDVKTCGTCGHRFGAELLLPKVPRPLEEPPAQPSACYYVTSYGTTSFGPSSIQVTRQNISSE comes from the exons ATGTTCAGGTTCTTGAGAGCTTCTCTGAGGTTGGATGGAGAAAGAGAGGGTGGGGTTCTCTGGCAGAGCTCGGGGAGGCGGGAGCGGCACAAGAGGAGGAAGCGAAAGGGGGAGGCGAGCGCCTGGAGGATCCAGCTGGTGCCACGCTGCAGGGTCAtggcccagcccagagcct GTCAGGAGCAGGAGGACAGATTGCGTGAAGTGAATCTCTCTATCCAGAGGCTGCGTGTGCTCCCTCCCTCAGTCCTGAGCAATTCCATGCTGGAGAGCCTTGACCTTGACAGGAACAAGCTCAGGAGCATCACTGGCATTTCTAGGCTTTGCAACCTCAAGAAGCTGATACTGTCCAAGAATGAGTTTGTGGACTTTCCCAATGAAATCCAGAGCCTGGTCTGTTTGGAGAGGCTTGAGCTGAATCAGAACCAAATCCGGATCATCCCAGAGGGGGTTTTCTCCCATCTCCCCAGGCTGAAGCACCTGCGGCTGAACAACAACCGTCTCTGTGCCCTCCCCAGGGACCTGGCAGCCTGTCGGGGCAGCCTCCAGTACCTCAACATCTCCAACAACCTGTTCCGGACCTTCCCGCAGCCCGTCCTGCAGCTGGCACGCCTACAGGAGTTCCACGTGCAGAATAACGCCCTCCgccagctccccagggagctcTTCCAGGGACAGTCCCTGAAAATGTTTAAGGCCAGTGGGAACCCCCTCCGGGAGCCGCCCAGTGAAGTGTGCGCTGGTGGCGTTCAGCAGATCCGGAATTACTTCACCCAGCTTCAGCATGGTTTGGGGCAGGAGGACAAGAGGGTCAAGACCATGTTCCTGGGGGCCTCGCTGGCAGGGAAGTCCACCATCTGCAGAAGCCTGAAGCAAGGGCAATCCAGACTGGTGCCCAAGGAAGAGCGAACAGTTGGGATAGAGATCAGTGAGTTCAAGATTGAGGACTTCACGTTTCTCTTCTGGGACTTTGCTGGCCAGCTGGAATACTACATGACTCACCACGTGTTCATCACCCCACAGGCGCTCGTCATCCTCGTCATCAATCTTCACAT GTACCAAACTAATGACAAAACTTTCAAGGAGCTTGTTGGTTTCTGGATCAACAACCTGTCCATGCGAGTTCCAAACTCAGTGGTGCTTCCTGTGGGAACCCATGTGgactgctgccaggagcaggaggtagCAGAGAAGACACATGACATCATGGCCAGGATCACAGCCATGCTGGCAGAGAGAAAAAGCAACCTTGCTCACTTCATCGACAACCTGGAGGGCAGTGAGGAGCCCAAGTTTTACGTGGACCAGTGGGAGAGGCTGAAGGAGATGGAGAGCTGCACGTTAACC ATCTTAAACTTAGTTGCTGTCAACTGCACGGATCACCGTGCCATCAGAAAGCTCGAGGCCACTATTCTGAAGCATGTGAAGAATGAGGAGCTCTTCCCTGAGGTTGTCCGAGTGCTGCCGCCCCTCTACAGGCAGGTGGAAGCTGCCATCGCGGATATCGCAGAGAGCGAGGAGATGGCGGCCCATG GCATGATGGACCTCCAGTACCTACTCAGCAAACTCTCCCAGCAGGGGCAGCTGGCCAGCCTGAACAGAGAGCTCCTCCAGGACATCCTGCGCTACCTCCACCGCATCGGGCTCGTCGTGTGGTACGAGGAAATCCAGCACTTGGAAAACACCGTCTTCCTCCAGCCTACGTTTTTAATAACGATGTTCAAG CTCCTGGTGCGGCACCACCTCGTGCAGCAGCTCGAGAGCATCTCCGTGGAGACGCTGATCGGGGAGCGTGCCACCATCAGAGACAGGGCCAACTGGGTGTGGACCTTCAAGTCAAAGGCAATGCTGTGCCACCAGGCTGTGCGTGCCTTGGTGAAGCACCAGCTCTGCTCGGAAGGGATGCGGGATGTCTTTGAGGAAATCATGGGGCACAGGCCTCACAGAGGGAGAGGGAAGCTCTTCAGCCTCCTGGAGCActttgagctctgcctggaggtGAAGCACGCTGAAGCACTCAACCCCCAGGCCAGGGAGTTTGTGCCTGGGAAGCCGTGGGAGACAACACAGAGCCAAGGCAAGTCCTGGTACTTGTTCCCAACCTATCTGAACCAGACAGAGGAAGTGTCTGAGGTGTGGGGAGGAGATCACCCCGAGGACCTCCACATCCGAGCCTACTTCTCACCTGAAATACCTGAGGGCTTCTTCCAGAG GTTCCTGGTGAAAGCTTGCTCCTTCTATTCCACACACTGGGTGGCCAAGGTGACCTGCCTGCTTGTATGCAATGGCAAACCTCTGCTGATCAAAGAGAATAACCAGAGGGCCTACAGCTACCTGGAGCTCCGTGGCAGAAAGCCATCAGAAAGGACAG GGTTCCAGTTTGCCTGGGACTTCCTCGTGGCAGTTGTGCTCATCATCCAGAAGCTCTCTGAGGAGTGGCCGGGGCTGCACGTGTGTGTGAAGACTCCGTGCCGAACGTCCGGCTGTCCCGCAGAGTTCCTCTGGCCAGACATGGATGGCACAGGTGCCAC GACAAAGGAAGATGTTAAAACCTGTGGGACGTGTGGGCACCGCTTtggtgcagagctgctcctgcccaaaG TACCCAGGCCACTGGAggagcccccagcacagccctctgcTTGCTATTACGTGACAAGCTACGGCACCACCAGCTTTGGGCCCAGCAGCATCCAGGTCACTCGGCAG AACATCTCCAGTGAGTAA
- the LOC135303371 gene encoding malignant fibrous histiocytoma-amplified sequence 1-like isoform X3: MFRFLRASLRLDGEREGGVLWQSSGRRERHKRRKRKGEASAWRIQLVPRCRVMAQPRACQEQEDRLREVNLSIQRLRVLPPSVLSNSMLESLDLDRNKLRSITGISRLCNLKKLILSKNEFVDFPNEIQSLVCLERLELNQNQIRIIPEGVFSHLPRLKHLRLNNNRLCALPRDLAACRGSLQYLNISNNLFRTFPQPVLQLARLQEFHVQNNALRQLPRELFQGQSLKMFKASGNPLREPPSEVCAGGVQQIRNYFTQLQHGLGQEDKRVKTMFLGASLAGKSTICRSLKQGQSRLVPKEERTVGIEISEFKIEDFTFLFWDFAGQLEYYMTHHVFITPQALVILVINLHMYQTNDKTFKELVGFWINNLSMRVPNSVVLPVGTHVDCCQEQEVAEKTHDIMARITAMLAERKSNLAHFIDNLEGSEEPKFYVDQWERLKEMESCTLTILNLVAVNCTDHRAIRKLEATILKHVKNEELFPEVVRVLPPLYRQVEAAIADIAESEEMAAHGMMDLQYLLSKLSQQGQLASLNRELLQDILRYLHRIGLVVWYEEIQHLENTVFLQPTFLITMFKLLVRHHLVQQLESISVETLIGERATIRDRANWVWTFKSKAMLCHQAVRALVKHQLCSEGMRDVFEEIMGHRPHRGRGKLFSLLEHFELCLEVKHAEALNPQAREFVPGKPWETTQSQGKSWYLFPTYLNQTEEVSEVWGGDHPEDLHIRAYFSPEIPEGFFQRFLVKACSFYSTHWVAKVTCLLVCNGKPLLIKENNQRAYSYLELRGRKPSERTGFQFAWDFLVAVVLIIQKLSEEWPGLHVCVKTPCRTSGCPAEFLWPDMDGTGATTQATGGAPSTALCLLLRDKLRHHQLWAQQHPGHSAGKDTAARSLLPALAQGPRGMVWLLK, from the exons ATGTTCAGGTTCTTGAGAGCTTCTCTGAGGTTGGATGGAGAAAGAGAGGGTGGGGTTCTCTGGCAGAGCTCGGGGAGGCGGGAGCGGCACAAGAGGAGGAAGCGAAAGGGGGAGGCGAGCGCCTGGAGGATCCAGCTGGTGCCACGCTGCAGGGTCAtggcccagcccagagcct GTCAGGAGCAGGAGGACAGATTGCGTGAAGTGAATCTCTCTATCCAGAGGCTGCGTGTGCTCCCTCCCTCAGTCCTGAGCAATTCCATGCTGGAGAGCCTTGACCTTGACAGGAACAAGCTCAGGAGCATCACTGGCATTTCTAGGCTTTGCAACCTCAAGAAGCTGATACTGTCCAAGAATGAGTTTGTGGACTTTCCCAATGAAATCCAGAGCCTGGTCTGTTTGGAGAGGCTTGAGCTGAATCAGAACCAAATCCGGATCATCCCAGAGGGGGTTTTCTCCCATCTCCCCAGGCTGAAGCACCTGCGGCTGAACAACAACCGTCTCTGTGCCCTCCCCAGGGACCTGGCAGCCTGTCGGGGCAGCCTCCAGTACCTCAACATCTCCAACAACCTGTTCCGGACCTTCCCGCAGCCCGTCCTGCAGCTGGCACGCCTACAGGAGTTCCACGTGCAGAATAACGCCCTCCgccagctccccagggagctcTTCCAGGGACAGTCCCTGAAAATGTTTAAGGCCAGTGGGAACCCCCTCCGGGAGCCGCCCAGTGAAGTGTGCGCTGGTGGCGTTCAGCAGATCCGGAATTACTTCACCCAGCTTCAGCATGGTTTGGGGCAGGAGGACAAGAGGGTCAAGACCATGTTCCTGGGGGCCTCGCTGGCAGGGAAGTCCACCATCTGCAGAAGCCTGAAGCAAGGGCAATCCAGACTGGTGCCCAAGGAAGAGCGAACAGTTGGGATAGAGATCAGTGAGTTCAAGATTGAGGACTTCACGTTTCTCTTCTGGGACTTTGCTGGCCAGCTGGAATACTACATGACTCACCACGTGTTCATCACCCCACAGGCGCTCGTCATCCTCGTCATCAATCTTCACAT GTACCAAACTAATGACAAAACTTTCAAGGAGCTTGTTGGTTTCTGGATCAACAACCTGTCCATGCGAGTTCCAAACTCAGTGGTGCTTCCTGTGGGAACCCATGTGgactgctgccaggagcaggaggtagCAGAGAAGACACATGACATCATGGCCAGGATCACAGCCATGCTGGCAGAGAGAAAAAGCAACCTTGCTCACTTCATCGACAACCTGGAGGGCAGTGAGGAGCCCAAGTTTTACGTGGACCAGTGGGAGAGGCTGAAGGAGATGGAGAGCTGCACGTTAACC ATCTTAAACTTAGTTGCTGTCAACTGCACGGATCACCGTGCCATCAGAAAGCTCGAGGCCACTATTCTGAAGCATGTGAAGAATGAGGAGCTCTTCCCTGAGGTTGTCCGAGTGCTGCCGCCCCTCTACAGGCAGGTGGAAGCTGCCATCGCGGATATCGCAGAGAGCGAGGAGATGGCGGCCCATG GCATGATGGACCTCCAGTACCTACTCAGCAAACTCTCCCAGCAGGGGCAGCTGGCCAGCCTGAACAGAGAGCTCCTCCAGGACATCCTGCGCTACCTCCACCGCATCGGGCTCGTCGTGTGGTACGAGGAAATCCAGCACTTGGAAAACACCGTCTTCCTCCAGCCTACGTTTTTAATAACGATGTTCAAG CTCCTGGTGCGGCACCACCTCGTGCAGCAGCTCGAGAGCATCTCCGTGGAGACGCTGATCGGGGAGCGTGCCACCATCAGAGACAGGGCCAACTGGGTGTGGACCTTCAAGTCAAAGGCAATGCTGTGCCACCAGGCTGTGCGTGCCTTGGTGAAGCACCAGCTCTGCTCGGAAGGGATGCGGGATGTCTTTGAGGAAATCATGGGGCACAGGCCTCACAGAGGGAGAGGGAAGCTCTTCAGCCTCCTGGAGCActttgagctctgcctggaggtGAAGCACGCTGAAGCACTCAACCCCCAGGCCAGGGAGTTTGTGCCTGGGAAGCCGTGGGAGACAACACAGAGCCAAGGCAAGTCCTGGTACTTGTTCCCAACCTATCTGAACCAGACAGAGGAAGTGTCTGAGGTGTGGGGAGGAGATCACCCCGAGGACCTCCACATCCGAGCCTACTTCTCACCTGAAATACCTGAGGGCTTCTTCCAGAG GTTCCTGGTGAAAGCTTGCTCCTTCTATTCCACACACTGGGTGGCCAAGGTGACCTGCCTGCTTGTATGCAATGGCAAACCTCTGCTGATCAAAGAGAATAACCAGAGGGCCTACAGCTACCTGGAGCTCCGTGGCAGAAAGCCATCAGAAAGGACAG GGTTCCAGTTTGCCTGGGACTTCCTCGTGGCAGTTGTGCTCATCATCCAGAAGCTCTCTGAGGAGTGGCCGGGGCTGCACGTGTGTGTGAAGACTCCGTGCCGAACGTCCGGCTGTCCCGCAGAGTTCCTCTGGCCAGACATGGATGGCACAGGTGCCAC TACCCAGGCCACTGGAggagcccccagcacagccctctgcTTGCTATTACGTGACAAGCTACGGCACCACCAGCTTTGGGCCCAGCAGCATCCAGGTCACTCGGCAGGTAAGGACACTGCTGCCAGGTCACTGctgcctgcccttgcccagggACCAAGAGGAATGGTCTGGCTCCTCAAATGA
- the LOC135303371 gene encoding malignant fibrous histiocytoma-amplified sequence 1-like isoform X4, whose protein sequence is MFRFLRASLRLDGEREGGVLWQSSGRRERHKRRKRKGEASAWRIQLVPRCRVMAQPRACQEQEDRLREVNLSIQRLRVLPPSVLSNSMLESLDLDRNKLRSITGISRLCNLKKLILSKNEFVDFPNEIQSLVCLERLELNQNQIRIIPEGVFSHLPRLKHLRLNNNRLCALPRDLAACRGSLQYLNISNNLFRTFPQPVLQLARLQEFHVQNNALRQLPRELFQGQSLKMFKASGNPLREPPSEVCAGGVQQIRNYFTQLQHGLGQEDKRVKTMFLGASLAGKSTICRSLKQGQSRLVPKEERTVGIEISEFKIEDFTFLFWDFAGQLEYYMTHHVFITPQALVILVINLHMYQTNDKTFKELVGFWINNLSMRVPNSVVLPVGTHVDCCQEQEVAEKTHDIMARITAMLAERKSNLAHFIDNLEGSEEPKFYVDQWERLKEMESCTLTILNLVAVNCTDHRAIRKLEATILKHVKNEELFPEVVRVLPPLYRQVEAAIADIAESEEMAAHGMMDLQYLLSKLSQQGQLASLNRELLQDILRYLHRIGLVVWYEEIQHLENTVFLQPTFLITMFKLLVRHHLVQQLESISVETLIGERATIRDRANWVWTFKSKAMLCHQAVRALVKHQLCSEGMRDVFEEIMGHRPHRGRGKLFSLLEHFELCLEVKHAEALNPQAREFVPGKPWETTQSQGKSWYLFPTYLNQTEEVSEVWGGDHPEDLHIRAYFSPEIPEGFFQRFLVKACSFYSTHWVAKVTCLLVCNGKPLLIKENNQRAYSYLELRGRKPSERTGFQFAWDFLVAVVLIIQKLSEEWPGLHVCVKTPCRTSGCPAEFLWPDMDGTGATTQATGGAPSTALCLLLRDKLRHHQLWAQQHPGHSAEHLQ, encoded by the exons ATGTTCAGGTTCTTGAGAGCTTCTCTGAGGTTGGATGGAGAAAGAGAGGGTGGGGTTCTCTGGCAGAGCTCGGGGAGGCGGGAGCGGCACAAGAGGAGGAAGCGAAAGGGGGAGGCGAGCGCCTGGAGGATCCAGCTGGTGCCACGCTGCAGGGTCAtggcccagcccagagcct GTCAGGAGCAGGAGGACAGATTGCGTGAAGTGAATCTCTCTATCCAGAGGCTGCGTGTGCTCCCTCCCTCAGTCCTGAGCAATTCCATGCTGGAGAGCCTTGACCTTGACAGGAACAAGCTCAGGAGCATCACTGGCATTTCTAGGCTTTGCAACCTCAAGAAGCTGATACTGTCCAAGAATGAGTTTGTGGACTTTCCCAATGAAATCCAGAGCCTGGTCTGTTTGGAGAGGCTTGAGCTGAATCAGAACCAAATCCGGATCATCCCAGAGGGGGTTTTCTCCCATCTCCCCAGGCTGAAGCACCTGCGGCTGAACAACAACCGTCTCTGTGCCCTCCCCAGGGACCTGGCAGCCTGTCGGGGCAGCCTCCAGTACCTCAACATCTCCAACAACCTGTTCCGGACCTTCCCGCAGCCCGTCCTGCAGCTGGCACGCCTACAGGAGTTCCACGTGCAGAATAACGCCCTCCgccagctccccagggagctcTTCCAGGGACAGTCCCTGAAAATGTTTAAGGCCAGTGGGAACCCCCTCCGGGAGCCGCCCAGTGAAGTGTGCGCTGGTGGCGTTCAGCAGATCCGGAATTACTTCACCCAGCTTCAGCATGGTTTGGGGCAGGAGGACAAGAGGGTCAAGACCATGTTCCTGGGGGCCTCGCTGGCAGGGAAGTCCACCATCTGCAGAAGCCTGAAGCAAGGGCAATCCAGACTGGTGCCCAAGGAAGAGCGAACAGTTGGGATAGAGATCAGTGAGTTCAAGATTGAGGACTTCACGTTTCTCTTCTGGGACTTTGCTGGCCAGCTGGAATACTACATGACTCACCACGTGTTCATCACCCCACAGGCGCTCGTCATCCTCGTCATCAATCTTCACAT GTACCAAACTAATGACAAAACTTTCAAGGAGCTTGTTGGTTTCTGGATCAACAACCTGTCCATGCGAGTTCCAAACTCAGTGGTGCTTCCTGTGGGAACCCATGTGgactgctgccaggagcaggaggtagCAGAGAAGACACATGACATCATGGCCAGGATCACAGCCATGCTGGCAGAGAGAAAAAGCAACCTTGCTCACTTCATCGACAACCTGGAGGGCAGTGAGGAGCCCAAGTTTTACGTGGACCAGTGGGAGAGGCTGAAGGAGATGGAGAGCTGCACGTTAACC ATCTTAAACTTAGTTGCTGTCAACTGCACGGATCACCGTGCCATCAGAAAGCTCGAGGCCACTATTCTGAAGCATGTGAAGAATGAGGAGCTCTTCCCTGAGGTTGTCCGAGTGCTGCCGCCCCTCTACAGGCAGGTGGAAGCTGCCATCGCGGATATCGCAGAGAGCGAGGAGATGGCGGCCCATG GCATGATGGACCTCCAGTACCTACTCAGCAAACTCTCCCAGCAGGGGCAGCTGGCCAGCCTGAACAGAGAGCTCCTCCAGGACATCCTGCGCTACCTCCACCGCATCGGGCTCGTCGTGTGGTACGAGGAAATCCAGCACTTGGAAAACACCGTCTTCCTCCAGCCTACGTTTTTAATAACGATGTTCAAG CTCCTGGTGCGGCACCACCTCGTGCAGCAGCTCGAGAGCATCTCCGTGGAGACGCTGATCGGGGAGCGTGCCACCATCAGAGACAGGGCCAACTGGGTGTGGACCTTCAAGTCAAAGGCAATGCTGTGCCACCAGGCTGTGCGTGCCTTGGTGAAGCACCAGCTCTGCTCGGAAGGGATGCGGGATGTCTTTGAGGAAATCATGGGGCACAGGCCTCACAGAGGGAGAGGGAAGCTCTTCAGCCTCCTGGAGCActttgagctctgcctggaggtGAAGCACGCTGAAGCACTCAACCCCCAGGCCAGGGAGTTTGTGCCTGGGAAGCCGTGGGAGACAACACAGAGCCAAGGCAAGTCCTGGTACTTGTTCCCAACCTATCTGAACCAGACAGAGGAAGTGTCTGAGGTGTGGGGAGGAGATCACCCCGAGGACCTCCACATCCGAGCCTACTTCTCACCTGAAATACCTGAGGGCTTCTTCCAGAG GTTCCTGGTGAAAGCTTGCTCCTTCTATTCCACACACTGGGTGGCCAAGGTGACCTGCCTGCTTGTATGCAATGGCAAACCTCTGCTGATCAAAGAGAATAACCAGAGGGCCTACAGCTACCTGGAGCTCCGTGGCAGAAAGCCATCAGAAAGGACAG GGTTCCAGTTTGCCTGGGACTTCCTCGTGGCAGTTGTGCTCATCATCCAGAAGCTCTCTGAGGAGTGGCCGGGGCTGCACGTGTGTGTGAAGACTCCGTGCCGAACGTCCGGCTGTCCCGCAGAGTTCCTCTGGCCAGACATGGATGGCACAGGTGCCAC TACCCAGGCCACTGGAggagcccccagcacagccctctgcTTGCTATTACGTGACAAGCTACGGCACCACCAGCTTTGGGCCCAGCAGCATCCAGGTCACTCGGCAG AACATCTCCAGTGA